The genomic window tttaaattatatatattcctatatggactcgtcttataatatttcttttttttaattccgatttttttgtaaattgtatttctatatagactctatgctcttcttccaatattatttatttttataatttttattatttctaattgtatttttatgtgggctctaaactcatctttcaatattctttaatttttaatttcgaattttagttatttgtaaaattgtatttttatacgttttaaattcctatatggactctatactctacttctaatatttcttatttttaattccgaatttcagttatttcctaattgtatttctatatggactctagtcttctcttctcatattccttattttttaattccgaatttcaattatttcctaattgtatttctatatggactctagtctcctcttctaatattccttattttttaattccgaatttcaactatttctaaattgtatttctatatggactctagtctcctcttctaatattccttatttttcaattccatttcaattattttctaattgtatttctatatggactctagtctcctcttctaatattccttattttttaattctgaatttcaactatttttaaattgtatttctatatggactctagtctcctcttctaatattccttatttttcagTTCCGAATTTAAGCTAtttcgattaatgtgagaatttctaagccatgagagcgaacgtgtaggctcctttttctattcctttaataatataatagattttacGGTCATTGAAAAGGTATAgagaggtaccatattttctagtgtaaatttTGAATGTGCACTGCAACCTCTCAAAGACAATAAAATTTCTTTGGGAAACTATTatgatccctcgaggggatatctccTCATTTGCTTAAAACCCATCCAAACGGttataaaaaattctaaaatatttgacaacACTTATATAACGTATCtatacaactccacaaaatcttaGGTCCAAACTCAGCTCACacatcgagatataaaaaagataaattctgcgtatgaatagtagcgtatTGTTCACGcatcgagatataaaaaagataaattctgcgtatgaatagtagcgtattgttcatatctaaatttatctttttcgTTTCTTGATGTGTAGATAgaatttgaaattaattttgGGTGGATAGATAGATATCACTATATtctacattgtcaattttttttctgattttttcacaactatttatattgaatttgaaagaaaaatgtacACAAGTGACATCCCCTCGATGGATTAATATCCACTCCCAATTTCTCCCAAATGAATGATAGTACTGCCCTACTAAGTACACAGAGACCTTCCAAACCGAAAAGCACACTCAAGTACTCAACCCTTTGTTCCTACTCCTCTCGACAGGGCAGCGGCAACCTCGCTGGCCCGGAGGCCATGGCCGGCGCCCGGCGCCCCGTACATGGACGAAACCGATTGCCGGCTGGCCGCTGTGGTGGCGCGGAATCGGCGGATCCACGATCGAGTAAAATGGAGTTTATCAAGGAGTGATATATACTTCTCGTTTAAATTTGAAAGAGTGAGATTTTATACACATCTGTAGTGCATCGAGAAATATCTGCCCATTGACTTTCTAAGATGCAATTCGAAAAGATGAAGCGAACAAGTGTGCAATTAGCTCTCTTCagtttaagaagataaatgaaaACGAGTTGCATTGGAAAATAAAATACAGATCATTTCGTTAGAAACTCAAGTGCAAAACATGGGATTGGCAGGCAAAATGATTTGCACGAATGTCCTTTCCGGTCCAGGTGGCTAAGTTATTGAACCTCTGGTTCATAGCACGACAATTTATCCCCAATGAAAGACCACCAAACACACTGATCATGGCAACGTTAATTATTGTTTCTTTTATGACTGATTTAGCACATAACAATAATTTTCATGCAACAGAGCAGgtttcaaaaaacaaaaaaaatcatgcaacaGAGATTTTGCGCCTCGTACACTTCGCCAGCTTCAAGTGGAGCTTGTATTGATGTTTGAAGGTTGAAACAATGAAAAAACCACAAACATATTTTTCCACTTTAATCCTGAACTTTTTTGTTACAAGAACcactaacaaaaaaatattaaaaataagctCAGGCAGCAACTTGACACTGTTGATTGGCTGGCCATCACAGCATTTGAAGTGAGCACTAGTGCTCAAACTCTGTGTTATCACTGCAAGAACAAAATTATGCTGATACCTCATTAATATGTTGGTTGAGGCTTTTCCCAGGGGGTATAAAGATCAAGTCATCCCAACCAGAATTCCTCTCATTCATCTGTAGAAACAACTACGTTATAATGTTTAGTATTTGGTAATGTAAAAACAATCCAGAACGCATTTCTGTCATCCTACCTCCATTTTCTTCAAGACATCCTCCAAACTCCCAACCTAAAGAAACCACAATTTGAAGGCAATATCATCAGATCCTAGGAAAGCAATCAGATAATATAACGATAAAACCACATACCATGATTTGCTTAGATAAGGCAGATCCTCTAGAAGTTTTGGATGCCTTTGTAAGTTCTCTTTCTATGTCCTCCTGAGCTAAGGAGAAAATGGTGAAGACCTAAACCAGACCGGGCAAACTACATGAAAGAAATTGAAGCCTGGCAAACCTTTTGAAAATATATCGGGCAGTAACGCTTCTTCTGTTTCTTAACAACCAATAGGTCTGACTGCACATTCAAATGGGACATTATTGCCTTTGGAAAGAATAATTCACCAAATGCTGAATATATCACTTAATCTCTTAAATAGTCTGTACTTGCGATAGAACGCTATGGTAATCAAAAACAGCTATCAGCCTGTCAAATTCACAAGTCCAGTGCTGCAAACAACTgaataattggaaaatcataCATTTAATGGCACAATATCTCAAAACAAAGTGTGAAGCATCTCCAGAAGAAAGTTAAGCATTCTCTCCTGCTATGATGCTTTTATTCCGAGTGATTTTTCATATCATACTGCAATAAACATGTAATCGACTGCGTTGATGGACCTAAAGCTGTATACTTCAGTTTTTTCCTTGATAAGAAAATCAGGGCTTCCCTTGTTCTATGACAATAGAAACATCAGGAGATCTGATATTCCATAAAAAGGTTTAGACTACTGCACAcctaaactttcaattgaaattGTTTGACTATCCGTTTATCTTCTAATCATATTTTAGTACCAACAAGTCGTGCCAATAAGATAAGGCTAAAGCTTCAAAGATGATGCATACATGTGGCGAGTAACGAGAAATTATGACAGGACAGTTCATGCATTTACATTTAATAAATAGGTATGGGCTAATAACTAACAGGAACAAGCAGATAGCTTCAGAACCTACTGAAACAACATAGTCCATGCACTTTGGTAATATTAAATTCACGAGTAATTTATACTCAGAATCAAGATATTAATCAGCAAATCAATTTTAATACATTTATTGTTAATAATCTAAAATATCATTTAATAATTGCAAAGGGTATGTCTCAATGCTTTCCATAAAAGTATAATTTTTCAGTAAATAATACAGACATGAGTATTACCTGGAAAACAGGAACACCATCAAAAGCAGTTAAGCCagattttaactgaaaaaaaaagaagaagtgtAATCGTCACTGGGCTGAAGTAAGTTTGTTAGCATTCTTACATTAGCGAAACAATGCATAAGATAGTAGTAATCTACATACTATACACTGTTAAGACTTCAGCTCTGATATACTCATGACTCATGAGTGAAAAGGCATGAGTTGTACATTCAATGATATACTGAATGTGGACAGTCAACACCAGAAAACAGGAAAAACAATACAGattatctatattttaaaatgccACCTTCCCatacgttttttttcttttgcaaggaAGGGACTTTCTCCTTATGAAATAGGCCGACATGTGACAGCACTCCATGTGTTCTGCGtgcatccatctagtgtgtgcATATCATTTGTGCATTCTGGTGAAGGCAATGATTAGTGACAGTGCAACTTATCTACCAATAATGTATACAAGGAACCAAGTCCATGTGTAAAGTCTTGAgtggtgataaaaaaaaataggtacACACATACCCAAACTGCCAAGATCTCGGACTGttggtaaatagttaaaaacATGAAATGGGAGTAAAATTGGTATATAAGGAGTCCACCGGAATTTTGGAAGATGCAATGGCTGCATTGATGCTTTTAAGAGTAATGCTGTCAACCCGAGGAACTGAATTCCACTTTTCTAGTGAGATAGAATGATGGCCTGATGGGCGTACTACACATATCCACTTATAGATAAGATGGAGCAAAGAGCCACCAATCCAGATAAGAACTAACCTCCAGCGCATTCTTAATTTGAAGAGGGTCAGGTAAGAACCGAAATGCAATACCTTCAGCCTTCAACATGTAAACCTGCATTTAGAAGGACGTTTAAGgtatatttacattgtaaaacataaaaaataatcagcACAGTTAAATGTAAGCAATATACTAGTTGTATGGAATGAAGTAGAAACGAGTGAAGTTGCAACGATGCTAGCCTAAGCCCAAGAATCCTGAAAGCATGAATATGCAAGAAAAGCATGGGTGTTGTAAGACAAGATAGACTAAGCTAGGTAAAAGGGCAGCACATAAGAAACGGCAGCTTTCCTTTGATTTGCTCTTGGAAGAAATCCAGCTCTCACTTTGCTAATCGTTAATATGTCATTCAGTTACTAAATTATTATACAACTGTATGTGTCCCTATTTAACTCTTCCATAAACCCAAATGCTCCATAACTCTTCCACTTCCTATGCAGAGTTGGTCCAAGAAGAGTGATGACAATATTGATCACAAAATATCGATTTAATCCCACCTGATCAAGCGTAATCGGCACCACTTTTGCCCCTCTCCCTACCACCGGCTGCCGCATCCTCACCTAAACCACACAAACTCCCAAACCATTAGGGCGAAAAGAACAAATCAAACAGCAAAAGGCATAACAGATGGGAAGATGAGGATACGTGGGTGAGGAG from Oryza glaberrima chromosome 6, OglaRS2, whole genome shotgun sequence includes these protein-coding regions:
- the LOC127775524 gene encoding protein TIC 22, chloroplastic, producing the protein MPPPPPNSSSLPLAAAPMSNPSAPSSSSSSSSPLPPNPLAAASSFLHHHLSRLASRFAAPPRPALAAVSAGPPGPQGASASLSLGLAPDEVARALTGTPVFTVCNSSNEFVLVSDPATGLRSLGLLCFRSEDADALLTHVRMRQPVVGRGAKVVPITLDQVYMLKAEGIAFRFLPDPLQIKNALELKSGLTAFDGVPVFQSDLLVVKKQKKRYCPIYFQKEDIERELTKASKTSRGSALSKQIMVGSLEDVLKKMEMNERNSGWDDLIFIPPGKSLNQHINEVSA